The Lycium ferocissimum isolate CSIRO_LF1 chromosome 1, AGI_CSIRO_Lferr_CH_V1, whole genome shotgun sequence genome includes a region encoding these proteins:
- the LOC132058992 gene encoding uncharacterized protein LOC132058992 isoform X1: MGKSWALVVAMLVVVTLVINSFEVKMASAELSAAACKEEKRIGINACKPVLYGNIPSPKCCERVRVTHIECVCRVITPKLAALVDINRAIRLVEGCGRRVPRNYKCGSITTPP, encoded by the coding sequence ATGGGAAAATCATGGGCTTTGGTGGTGGCTATGCTAGTTGTCGTAACTTTGGTGATCAATAGCTTTGAAGTGAAAATGGCAAGTGCAGAGCTGAGTGCAGCAGCTTGTAAAGAGGAGAAGAGAATTGGGATAAATGCTTGTAAGCCTGTTCTGTATGGAAACATTCCTTCTCCTAAGTGTTGTGAAAGAGTTAGAGTGACTCATATTGAGTGTGTGTGTAGAGTCATAACGCCCAAATTGGCTGCTCTAGTTGACATCAACCGCGCCATACGCCTTGTTGAAGGTTGTGGGCGCAGAGTCCCTCGTAACTACAAGTGCGGAA